One window of the Streptomyces sp. ITFR-21 genome contains the following:
- a CDS encoding Re/Si-specific NAD(P)(+) transhydrogenase subunit alpha, translating into MSVSAPQQIGVAAESAAGETRVAATPTGVRQILGLGYEVVVESGAGTASGFTDDAYVQAGARIGEAWQADVVLKVNAPSREEIGRLREGATLVGLIGPGLDPELLDDLARRPITVLAMDAVPRISRAQSLDVLSSMANIAGYRAVIEAAHAFGRFFTGQVTAAGKVPPAKVLVAGAGVAGLAAIGAASSLGAIVRATDPRPEVADQVRSLGGEFLAVEVPQESAGDGYARATSEAYDRRAAEIYREQAVDVDVVITTALIPGRPAPKLLTAEDVAGMKPGSVIVDMAAAQGGNVAGTVAGKAVVTGNGVTIIGYTDLAGRLPAQASQLYGSNLVNLLKLLTPGKDGRVRLDFDDVVQRSVTVVRDGAKTWPPPPVQVSAAPAVAPPAPVAPPAPKRRMTAPVRFSLIGLGMVALFLLIAYSPAQLAENFTVFTLAVVIGYYVIGKVHHALHTPLMSVTNAISGIVVIGALLQIGHDPVVVTVLSFVAILLTSVNIFGGFAVTRRMLGMFSKD; encoded by the coding sequence ATGTCCGTTTCAGCTCCACAGCAGATCGGCGTCGCCGCCGAATCGGCGGCCGGGGAGACCCGGGTCGCGGCGACGCCGACCGGCGTCCGCCAGATCCTGGGCCTGGGCTACGAGGTGGTCGTGGAGTCGGGGGCCGGTACGGCCTCGGGTTTCACCGACGACGCCTATGTCCAGGCCGGTGCGCGGATCGGCGAGGCATGGCAGGCCGATGTCGTCCTGAAGGTGAACGCGCCCTCCCGCGAGGAGATCGGCCGGCTGCGGGAGGGCGCGACGCTGGTCGGGCTGATCGGCCCGGGGCTCGACCCCGAACTCCTCGACGACCTCGCGCGGCGGCCCATCACCGTACTGGCCATGGACGCGGTACCGCGGATCTCCCGGGCCCAGTCCCTGGACGTGCTCAGTTCGATGGCCAACATCGCCGGCTACCGGGCGGTGATCGAGGCCGCGCACGCCTTCGGCCGGTTCTTCACCGGGCAGGTCACCGCCGCGGGCAAGGTGCCGCCGGCGAAGGTGCTGGTGGCGGGCGCCGGTGTGGCGGGGCTCGCGGCGATCGGGGCGGCCAGCAGCCTGGGCGCGATCGTACGGGCCACCGATCCGCGGCCGGAGGTCGCCGACCAGGTACGGTCGCTGGGCGGGGAGTTCCTGGCCGTGGAGGTGCCGCAGGAGTCGGCCGGCGACGGCTACGCACGGGCCACCTCGGAGGCGTACGACCGCCGGGCCGCGGAGATCTACCGCGAGCAGGCGGTCGACGTCGACGTCGTGATCACCACGGCGCTGATCCCGGGCCGGCCCGCGCCCAAGCTGCTCACCGCCGAGGACGTGGCGGGCATGAAGCCCGGCAGCGTCATCGTGGACATGGCCGCGGCGCAGGGCGGCAACGTGGCGGGCACCGTCGCGGGCAAGGCGGTCGTCACCGGCAACGGGGTGACGATCATCGGCTACACCGACCTGGCGGGCCGGCTGCCCGCGCAGGCGTCGCAGCTGTACGGCAGCAACCTGGTCAACCTGCTGAAGCTGCTGACGCCGGGGAAGGACGGGCGGGTACGGCTGGACTTCGACGACGTGGTGCAGCGGTCGGTGACAGTGGTGCGGGACGGGGCGAAGACCTGGCCGCCACCGCCGGTCCAGGTGTCGGCCGCCCCGGCGGTCGCGCCGCCCGCCCCGGTCGCGCCGCCGGCGCCGAAGCGGCGGATGACGGCCCCGGTCCGGTTCTCCCTGATCGGCCTCGGCATGGTCGCGCTGTTCCTGCTGATCGCCTACTCCCCGGCCCAGCTGGCGGAGAACTTCACGGTGTTCACACTGGCCGTGGTGATCGGCTACTACGTCATCGGCAAGGTGCACCACGCGCTGCACACCCCGCTGATGTCGGTCACCAACGCGATCTCCGGAATCGTGGTCATCGGGGCGCTGCTGCAGATCGGGCACGACCCGGTCGTGGTGACCGTGCTGTCGTTCGTGGCGATCCTGTTGACCAGTGTCAACATCTTCGGAGGCTTCGCCGTCACCCGCCGCATGCTCGGCATGTTCTCGAAGGACTGA
- a CDS encoding DeoR/GlpR family DNA-binding transcription regulator → MSRDARWSALLDLLAGQGRLEVDEAAVALNVSAATIRRDLDRLAEQRVLTRTRGGAVANGVSYELPLRYKTARHASQKQRIGQAVAALVAVGDVVGLTGGTTTTEVARALALRADIAAEGAAGSDRQPALTVVTNALNIAGELVVRPQIKIVVTGGVVRSQSYELTGPLARSVLQEVTLDLAVLGVGALDPALGAFAHDEDEASVNRMLAEQASRVVVAADSSKIGRRAFAKVCAIGLVDVLVTDQGVSPDTVARFEDAGVTVTAV, encoded by the coding sequence GTGTCCCGCGATGCCCGGTGGTCCGCGCTGCTCGACCTGCTGGCCGGGCAGGGCCGGCTGGAGGTGGACGAGGCGGCCGTCGCGCTGAACGTGTCGGCCGCCACCATCCGCCGCGACCTGGACCGGCTCGCCGAACAGCGGGTGCTGACCAGGACCCGGGGCGGGGCGGTCGCCAACGGGGTGTCGTACGAGCTGCCGCTGCGCTACAAGACGGCCCGGCACGCCTCCCAGAAGCAGCGCATCGGGCAGGCGGTGGCCGCGCTGGTGGCGGTCGGCGACGTGGTGGGGCTGACCGGGGGCACGACCACGACGGAGGTGGCCAGGGCGCTGGCGCTGCGCGCGGACATCGCCGCCGAGGGAGCGGCCGGCAGCGACCGGCAGCCCGCCCTGACGGTGGTGACCAACGCGCTGAACATCGCCGGTGAACTGGTGGTCAGACCGCAGATCAAGATCGTGGTGACCGGCGGAGTCGTACGGTCCCAGTCGTACGAACTGACCGGCCCGCTGGCCCGCAGCGTGCTCCAGGAGGTCACTCTGGACCTCGCCGTGCTGGGTGTCGGCGCTCTCGACCCGGCGCTGGGCGCCTTCGCGCACGACGAGGACGAGGCCAGCGTCAACCGGATGCTCGCCGAGCAGGCGAGCCGGGTGGTCGTGGCCGCCGACTCCTCCAAGATCGGCAGGCGCGCGTTCGCCAAGGTGTGCGCGATCGGCCTGGTGGACGTGCTCGTCACCGACCAGGGCGTCTCCCCGGACACGGTAGCCCGGTTCGAGGACGCCGGCGTCACCGTCACGGCGGTCTGA
- a CDS encoding DUF3050 domain-containing protein translates to MSPANDRYHWDRSHPGLTSLRTAVDPVRRQVLEHGLYRRLDTLEQVRAFQESHVFAVWDFMSLLKSLQLKLTCVALPWVPSGPTASRRLINEIVLVEESDELGEGYTSHFELYLDGMERTGAATGPVRAFLALLGEGTAVAEAAKRAEIPQSSADFMAVTWRIIENAPVHCQAAAFAFGREDLIPEMFEQVVRIPDEEGRLGVFKDYLARHIEVDGEQHTPMAMQMLIDLCGDDPARWEQCAATVREALQARLALWDAISVALPA, encoded by the coding sequence ATGAGCCCTGCCAACGACCGCTACCACTGGGACCGCTCGCATCCGGGGCTGACCTCGCTGCGGACCGCCGTCGACCCGGTACGGCGACAGGTCCTCGAACACGGCCTGTACCGCCGGCTCGACACGCTGGAGCAGGTGCGCGCCTTCCAGGAGAGCCATGTCTTCGCCGTCTGGGACTTCATGTCCCTGCTCAAGAGCCTCCAGCTCAAGCTGACCTGCGTGGCGCTGCCCTGGGTGCCCAGCGGCCCGACCGCCAGCCGCCGGCTGATCAACGAGATCGTACTGGTGGAGGAGAGCGACGAGCTGGGCGAGGGTTACACCAGCCACTTCGAGCTGTACCTGGACGGCATGGAGCGCACCGGGGCCGCGACCGGTCCGGTGCGGGCCTTCCTCGCCCTGCTCGGCGAGGGCACCGCGGTCGCCGAGGCCGCCAAGCGCGCCGAGATCCCGCAGTCCTCGGCCGACTTCATGGCGGTGACCTGGCGGATCATCGAGAACGCGCCCGTGCACTGCCAGGCCGCCGCCTTCGCCTTCGGCCGGGAGGACCTGATCCCGGAGATGTTCGAGCAGGTGGTGCGGATTCCCGACGAGGAGGGCCGGCTGGGGGTCTTCAAGGACTACCTGGCCCGGCACATCGAGGTCGACGGCGAGCAGCACACCCCGATGGCGATGCAGATGCTCATCGACCTGTGCGGAGACGACCCGGCCCGCTGGGAGCAGTGCGCGGCGACGGTACGCGAGGCGCTCCAGGCGAGGCTGGCGCTGTGGGACGCGATCTCGGTGGCGCTGCCGGCCTGA
- a CDS encoding alpha-ketoacid dehydrogenase subunit beta gives MTWLSYTKALNRALADSMAADPAVCVLGEDVGAGLAGPTLGLQKRFGPDRVLDMPLSEQAFTSFAVGAALSGMRPVVEFQIPSLLFLVFEQIVNQAHKFRLMTGGQVRVPVTFVVPGSGSRAGWAGQHSDHPYGLFVHAGVKTVVPAAPADAYGLLRAAVEDDDPVVLFAPAAAMGLREDVTGPPPPVPLGSARLRRPGTDVTVVAVGHLVAEALAVADDLAGEVSVEVLDPRTLHPFDWDALRGSLRRTRRLVVYDDANRGCGFAAELLAAAAEEGLLQAPPRRVTRPDGAVLPFAPELDRALQPQPDQLREAVRAAVR, from the coding sequence GTGACCTGGCTGTCGTACACCAAGGCACTGAACCGGGCGCTGGCCGACAGCATGGCGGCCGATCCGGCCGTCTGTGTGCTCGGCGAGGACGTGGGCGCGGGCCTGGCCGGGCCGACGCTGGGCCTGCAGAAGCGGTTCGGCCCCGACCGGGTGCTGGACATGCCGCTGTCGGAGCAGGCGTTCACCTCGTTCGCGGTCGGCGCCGCGCTGAGCGGGATGCGGCCGGTGGTGGAGTTCCAGATCCCGTCGCTGCTGTTCCTGGTCTTCGAGCAGATCGTCAACCAGGCGCACAAGTTCCGGCTGATGACGGGCGGCCAGGTGCGGGTGCCGGTCACCTTCGTCGTCCCCGGTTCCGGTTCGCGGGCCGGCTGGGCGGGGCAGCACTCCGACCATCCGTACGGCCTGTTCGTGCACGCCGGTGTGAAGACCGTCGTCCCGGCCGCGCCGGCCGACGCCTACGGGCTGCTGCGGGCGGCCGTCGAGGACGACGACCCGGTGGTGCTGTTCGCGCCGGCCGCTGCGATGGGCCTGCGCGAGGACGTGACCGGACCGCCGCCGCCGGTGCCGCTGGGGTCCGCGCGGCTGCGCCGGCCGGGGACGGACGTGACGGTGGTGGCCGTCGGGCACCTGGTCGCCGAGGCGCTCGCGGTCGCGGACGACCTGGCCGGCGAGGTGTCGGTCGAGGTGCTCGACCCGCGGACGCTGCACCCCTTCGACTGGGACGCGCTGCGCGGGTCGCTGCGCCGCACCCGCCGGCTCGTCGTCTACGACGACGCCAACCGCGGCTGCGGCTTCGCGGCCGAACTCCTCGCCGCCGCCGCCGAGGAGGGGCTGCTCCAGGCCCCGCCGCGGCGGGTGACCCGCCCGGACGGCGCGGTGCTGCCCTTCGCCCCGGAGCTGGACCGGGCACTGCAACCGCAACCGGACCAGCTGCGCGAGGCGGTCCGCGCCGCCGTCAGGTGA
- a CDS encoding thiamine pyrophosphate-dependent dehydrogenase E1 component subunit alpha, whose translation MTAAPPAPPPDLGTPAGRYRMMRLIREFDTLALEWERAGEIPGGIHPYLGQEAVAVGVCAALAPGDQLTSTHRGHGHVLAKGADPARLLAELAGREAGLNRGRGGSMHAADVSLGILGANGMVGAGAAVAVGAAWAARRFGRDTVVACFFGDGALNQGVLLEALNLASVRRAPVVFVCENNGYATTLPAAAAVGGSALGRAAAFAVPAVAVDGMDADAVHRAAAEAVARARSGGGPGFLECRTYRFEGHHTMERRLRLTYRSEQEVALWRTRDPLDRLRPRIPEADRIDAEVAGRLRAAAAWALAAPRPDPAGAGDFLYAVGPPARPGVSP comes from the coding sequence GTGACCGCCGCGCCCCCGGCGCCGCCGCCCGATCTGGGCACCCCGGCCGGCCGCTACCGGATGATGCGGCTGATCCGGGAGTTCGACACGCTCGCGCTGGAGTGGGAGCGCGCCGGGGAGATCCCCGGCGGGATCCACCCCTACCTCGGGCAGGAGGCGGTGGCGGTCGGGGTGTGCGCGGCGCTGGCGCCGGGCGACCAGCTCACCAGCACCCACCGCGGCCACGGCCATGTGCTCGCCAAGGGCGCGGACCCGGCCCGGCTGCTGGCCGAACTAGCCGGCCGGGAGGCCGGGTTGAACCGGGGCCGGGGCGGTTCGATGCACGCCGCCGATGTGTCGCTGGGCATCCTCGGCGCCAACGGCATGGTCGGCGCGGGCGCGGCCGTCGCGGTGGGTGCCGCCTGGGCCGCCCGGCGGTTCGGCCGCGACACCGTCGTCGCCTGCTTCTTCGGCGACGGCGCCCTCAATCAGGGCGTGCTGCTGGAGGCGTTGAACCTGGCGTCGGTCCGGCGGGCGCCAGTGGTCTTCGTCTGCGAGAACAACGGCTACGCCACCACGCTCCCGGCCGCGGCGGCGGTCGGCGGCAGCGCGCTGGGCCGGGCCGCCGCCTTCGCGGTGCCCGCGGTGGCGGTGGACGGCATGGACGCCGACGCGGTGCACCGGGCGGCGGCCGAAGCCGTGGCGCGGGCCAGGTCGGGTGGCGGGCCGGGCTTCCTGGAGTGCCGCACCTACCGTTTCGAAGGCCACCACACCATGGAGCGGCGGTTGCGGCTGACCTACCGCTCCGAGCAGGAGGTGGCGCTCTGGCGGACCCGCGACCCGCTGGACCGGCTCCGGCCGCGGATCCCCGAGGCCGACCGGATCGACGCCGAGGTGGCCGGGCGGCTGCGGGCCGCCGCCGCGTGGGCGCTCGCCGCGCCGCGCCCCGACCCGGCCGGCGCCGGCGACTTCCTGTACGCGGTCGGCCCGCCGGCGCGCCCGGGGGTGTCGCCGTGA
- a CDS encoding phytanoyl-CoA dioxygenase family protein — protein MTVTTTAAAFALTDEEAAGLPTVEEALDYAEHGWYLSGRIFSDAELDALQEATEVYYAGHRDRELPAKPSTLASWQPSDGPVQRHNDYVHYESEAIGAILRKPLLGAVAARLARAEEIRIFQSTLILKPPIADEPSNLVPWHFDKHYWQTSTSQRMLTAFVPFHDCTVEMGTITMVDGSHRWQELPGGDDSTRHFAARDNSELEQLLADNAAFNGATISRVPVEIPRGHVSFHHCRTYHGSGPNRSDRPRRAVSLHLQDGGNRYRRFLRGDGEPVVYNHDVLVRRTPGGEPDYADPEFCPVLWRGEL, from the coding sequence ATGACCGTCACCACGACCGCAGCTGCCTTCGCCCTGACCGACGAGGAGGCCGCCGGGCTGCCCACCGTCGAGGAGGCCCTCGACTACGCCGAGCACGGCTGGTACCTGTCCGGGCGGATCTTCTCCGACGCCGAGCTGGACGCGCTGCAGGAGGCCACCGAGGTCTACTACGCCGGGCACCGCGACCGTGAACTGCCCGCGAAACCGAGCACCTTGGCGTCCTGGCAGCCGTCGGACGGCCCGGTCCAGCGGCACAACGACTATGTGCACTACGAGAGCGAGGCGATCGGCGCGATCCTGCGCAAGCCGCTGCTCGGCGCGGTCGCCGCGCGGCTGGCCAGGGCCGAGGAGATCCGGATCTTCCAGTCGACGCTGATCCTCAAGCCGCCGATCGCGGACGAGCCGAGCAACCTGGTGCCCTGGCACTTCGACAAGCACTACTGGCAGACGTCCACCTCGCAGCGGATGCTCACCGCGTTCGTCCCGTTCCACGACTGCACCGTCGAGATGGGCACCATCACCATGGTCGACGGCAGCCACCGCTGGCAGGAGCTGCCCGGAGGCGACGACTCGACCCGGCACTTCGCCGCCCGCGACAACAGCGAACTGGAGCAGCTCCTCGCCGACAACGCCGCCTTCAACGGCGCGACGATCAGCAGGGTGCCGGTGGAGATCCCGCGCGGCCACGTCAGCTTCCACCACTGCCGCACGTACCACGGCAGCGGCCCCAACCGGTCGGACCGGCCGCGCCGGGCGGTGTCGCTGCACCTCCAGGACGGCGGCAACCGCTACCGCCGCTTCCTGCGCGGCGACGGCGAACCGGTGGTCTACAACCACGACGTGCTGGTCCGCCGCACCCCCGGCGGCGAACCGGACTACGCCGACCCGGAGTTCTGCCCGGTGCTGTGGCGGGGGGAGCTGTGA
- the hppD gene encoding 4-hydroxyphenylpyruvate dioxygenase yields the protein MTVHGIAYVEFHCEDAHKYAAALRADYGFTVAEPAPAAGPVRPGLTRLTARQGGITVVLCSAADPGDPVSAFVGRHGDGVAVLALSCEDTADALARTEAAVRRGAVRIDATTVAGYGDLALRFVGRDDPLLAGFEPDPSALLQEVDHVAVCVPAGELAAAVRYSREALGFSAIFSEYLEIGAQAMNSEVVQSPGGGVTLTLLEPDAAREPGQIDGFLDAHGGTGVQHLAFRTDDIAGAVRTLSGRGVTFLTTPGSYYDALPERLGGTSIAAGVLRELNLLVDQDHGGQLFQIFTRSTHPRNTLFLELIERRGAGTFGSANIKALYEAVERERADTA from the coding sequence ATGACCGTCCACGGCATCGCCTACGTGGAGTTCCACTGCGAGGACGCGCACAAGTACGCGGCGGCGCTGCGCGCCGACTACGGATTCACCGTCGCCGAGCCGGCCCCGGCCGCCGGTCCGGTCCGGCCCGGTCTGACCCGGCTGACCGCCCGGCAGGGCGGCATCACCGTGGTGCTCTGCTCGGCCGCGGACCCCGGCGACCCGGTGAGCGCCTTCGTCGGCAGGCACGGTGACGGGGTCGCGGTCCTGGCGCTGTCCTGCGAGGACACCGCGGACGCGCTCGCCAGGACCGAGGCGGCGGTACGCCGGGGCGCGGTGCGGATCGACGCGACGACGGTGGCCGGCTACGGCGACCTGGCGCTGCGTTTCGTCGGCCGCGACGACCCGCTGCTGGCCGGCTTCGAGCCCGATCCCAGCGCGCTGCTCCAGGAGGTGGACCATGTGGCGGTGTGCGTGCCGGCCGGCGAGCTGGCGGCGGCGGTGCGCTACAGCCGGGAGGCGCTGGGCTTCTCGGCGATCTTCAGCGAGTACCTGGAGATCGGCGCGCAGGCGATGAACTCCGAGGTGGTGCAGAGCCCCGGCGGCGGGGTGACGCTGACACTGCTGGAACCGGACGCGGCGCGCGAACCCGGCCAGATCGACGGCTTCCTCGACGCGCACGGCGGCACCGGTGTGCAGCACCTGGCGTTCCGCACCGACGACATCGCCGGCGCGGTCCGCACGCTGAGCGGGCGCGGCGTCACCTTCCTGACCACGCCGGGCTCGTACTACGACGCGCTGCCGGAGCGGCTGGGCGGCACCAGCATCGCGGCCGGGGTGCTGCGGGAGCTGAACCTGCTGGTGGACCAGGACCACGGCGGGCAGCTGTTCCAGATCTTCACCCGCTCCACGCACCCGCGCAACACCCTCTTCCTGGAGCTGATCGAGCGCCGGGGCGCGGGCACCTTCGGCTCGGCGAACATCAAGGCCCTGTACGAGGCGGTGGAGCGCGAACGCGCCGACACCGCGTGA
- a CDS encoding beta-ketoacyl-[acyl-carrier-protein] synthase family protein, with protein MTAGTPAATVTGIGLFTPLGRRPGEVFAALTAGLGGIGAPPEGHAAHGWLEAAGIAPALAATEVLPPKETRWVDRFVLLALAASADALADAGIRVGQDVAADRCAVVLGTGGGGLETFEQQSHRRLARGRPAVSPYLLPGMLFNMAAARVAIAHGIRGYSAAPVTACAAGAQAIAEGLRLIRGGEADVVVCGGSESPLHPTIAAAFTNSRALASGWGDPGIASRPFDGSRNGFVLGEGCGVLVLERAEHASARGVTGYADVTGWGASTDAHHPTMPRPDGEGAADAMRGALRSAGIAPRDIGYVNAHGTGTKLGDSAEAAALRAVFGADGPPVSSTKGATGHLLGASGAVEAAFCVLALAAGVLPPTRNLDRPDPAHGLDHVRGAARRGRPQAVLSNSFAFGGHNLSLVFGPPSTGTTSPGSDA; from the coding sequence ATGACGGCCGGGACCCCGGCGGCGACCGTCACCGGGATCGGGCTGTTCACGCCGCTGGGGCGCAGGCCCGGCGAGGTGTTCGCCGCGCTCACCGCGGGGCTGGGCGGGATCGGCGCCCCGCCGGAGGGCCACGCCGCGCACGGCTGGCTGGAGGCGGCCGGGATCGCGCCGGCACTGGCGGCCACCGAGGTGCTGCCGCCGAAGGAGACGCGGTGGGTGGACCGTTTCGTGCTGCTGGCGCTCGCCGCGTCGGCGGACGCGCTCGCCGACGCCGGAATCCGGGTGGGGCAGGACGTGGCGGCGGACCGCTGCGCGGTGGTGCTGGGCACCGGGGGCGGCGGTCTGGAGACGTTCGAGCAGCAGTCGCACCGCAGGCTGGCGCGCGGCCGGCCGGCGGTCAGCCCGTACCTGCTGCCGGGAATGCTGTTCAACATGGCCGCCGCACGGGTAGCCATCGCGCACGGCATCCGCGGCTACAGCGCGGCACCGGTCACCGCCTGCGCGGCCGGGGCGCAGGCGATCGCGGAGGGGCTGCGGCTGATCCGCGGCGGCGAGGCCGATGTCGTGGTCTGCGGCGGCAGCGAGTCGCCGCTGCATCCGACGATCGCCGCCGCCTTCACCAACTCCCGTGCGCTCGCCTCCGGTTGGGGCGACCCGGGAATCGCCTCCCGGCCGTTCGACGGCAGCCGCAACGGCTTCGTACTGGGTGAGGGCTGCGGCGTGCTGGTGCTGGAGCGGGCCGAGCACGCCAGCGCCAGGGGCGTCACCGGGTACGCGGACGTGACCGGTTGGGGCGCGTCCACCGACGCCCACCACCCGACGATGCCGCGCCCCGACGGGGAGGGCGCCGCCGACGCGATGCGGGGCGCGCTGCGCTCGGCCGGGATCGCGCCGCGGGACATCGGCTACGTCAACGCGCACGGGACCGGCACCAAGCTGGGCGACAGCGCCGAAGCCGCCGCGCTGCGCGCGGTGTTCGGCGCGGACGGCCCGCCGGTCAGCTCGACCAAGGGGGCGACCGGCCATCTGCTGGGCGCGTCCGGCGCGGTCGAGGCGGCCTTCTGCGTACTGGCCCTGGCCGCCGGGGTGCTGCCGCCGACCCGCAACCTCGACCGGCCCGACCCGGCGCACGGCCTCGACCATGTGCGGGGCGCGGCGCGGCGCGGCCGGCCACAGGCCGTGCTCTCCAACTCCTTCGCCTTCGGCGGACACAACCTCAGCCTGGTGTTCGGGCCGCCGAGCACCGGTACCACCTCTCCGGGGAGTGACGCATGA
- a CDS encoding class I adenylate-forming enzyme family protein translates to MTIRTLRAELAGDPAVGAGNVLTTRIERDLDPDRPALTFDTAVDGHSAGTPLTPRDLDRAVRARAAALHSEGVRRRDPVAVQASNAADTVLAFLALARLGAIPALVNPLLDGERTARYLAERLGGVPIVADEAHLAALAGRPHTVLAVTGALGAGDPQAAPSPYRHWGGDPVAITHSSGTTGLPKAVVHSHDSLYAAIRYRLGLPRPQGSHRMLSALPSPHAATLIAVNLALSFGSELLLLSRQTGPQVLDAIESWRPGSVYGFATTWTDLARHDLAARDLESVALWWNTGDCAHEAHIRRLVAVGSREQAARGGRVRTPGSVFVDGLGSTEMGHSHFFISHSADSARYGRCVGRPHAFVDCAVLGPDGAELPVGEVGELGTRSPTLALGYWNDSATTYRTRVRGYFLTGDLVYRDEEGYYYHLDRLVDSVDLPGGLRLHTALSEEQVLAACPQVLDCTVVAVRSGEKVVTDVLLQLTAGADPAADRGAEVLAALPAHVAATVRDVLVVADEDIPFGPTGKVRKVLLRERHLARVDG, encoded by the coding sequence ATGACCATCCGCACCCTGCGCGCAGAGCTGGCCGGTGACCCGGCCGTCGGCGCCGGCAACGTGCTGACCACCCGGATCGAGCGCGACCTCGACCCGGACCGGCCCGCGCTCACCTTCGACACCGCCGTGGACGGGCATTCGGCCGGCACCCCGCTCACACCCCGCGACCTCGACCGCGCGGTACGGGCCAGGGCCGCCGCCCTGCACTCCGAGGGCGTACGCCGCCGCGATCCCGTCGCCGTGCAGGCGTCGAACGCCGCCGACACCGTACTGGCGTTCCTCGCGCTGGCCCGGCTGGGCGCGATCCCGGCGCTGGTCAACCCGCTGCTGGACGGCGAACGCACCGCCCGCTACCTGGCCGAACGGCTCGGCGGCGTCCCGATCGTGGCCGACGAGGCGCATCTGGCCGCGCTGGCGGGCCGCCCGCACACCGTACTGGCCGTGACCGGCGCCCTCGGCGCGGGCGACCCGCAGGCCGCCCCGAGCCCGTACCGGCACTGGGGCGGCGACCCGGTGGCGATCACCCACTCGTCGGGTACCACCGGCCTGCCCAAGGCCGTGGTGCACTCGCACGACAGCCTCTACGCCGCCATCCGCTACCGGCTCGGCCTGCCGCGCCCGCAGGGTTCGCACCGGATGCTGAGCGCGCTGCCGTCGCCGCACGCGGCCACCCTCATCGCGGTCAACCTCGCGCTCAGCTTCGGCTCCGAACTGCTGCTGCTCTCCCGGCAGACGGGCCCGCAGGTGCTGGACGCGATCGAGAGCTGGCGGCCGGGCAGTGTCTACGGCTTCGCCACCACCTGGACGGACCTGGCGCGGCACGACCTGGCGGCGCGGGACCTGGAGTCGGTGGCGCTGTGGTGGAACACCGGGGACTGCGCCCATGAGGCGCACATCAGGCGGCTGGTCGCGGTGGGCTCGCGCGAACAGGCCGCGCGCGGCGGGCGGGTGCGGACGCCGGGCTCGGTGTTCGTGGACGGCCTGGGGTCCACCGAGATGGGCCACTCGCACTTCTTCATCAGCCACTCCGCGGACTCCGCGCGCTACGGCCGGTGCGTGGGCCGCCCGCACGCCTTCGTGGACTGCGCGGTGCTGGGCCCGGACGGCGCCGAGCTGCCAGTGGGCGAGGTCGGCGAGCTGGGCACCCGCTCCCCCACCCTCGCCCTCGGCTACTGGAACGACTCGGCGACGACGTACCGGACCCGGGTGCGCGGCTACTTCCTCACCGGTGACCTCGTGTACCGCGACGAGGAGGGCTACTACTACCACCTCGACCGGCTGGTGGACTCCGTGGACCTGCCCGGGGGCCTGCGGCTGCACACCGCGCTGTCCGAGGAGCAGGTGCTGGCCGCCTGCCCGCAGGTGCTGGACTGCACGGTGGTCGCGGTGCGCAGCGGGGAGAAGGTGGTCACCGACGTGCTGCTCCAACTGACGGCCGGCGCCGACCCGGCGGCCGACCGCGGCGCGGAGGTGCTGGCCGCGCTGCCCGCGCATGTGGCGGCCACCGTACGGGATGTGCTGGTGGTCGCCGACGAGGACATCCCGTTCGGGCCGACCGGCAAGGTCCGCAAGGTGCTGCTGCGCGAACGGCACCTCGCGCGGGTGGACGGATGA